From a single Lewinella sp. LCG006 genomic region:
- a CDS encoding outer membrane lipoprotein carrier protein LolA → MIKQLIFASLALLFTVSTYAQDYTKAEDSDPEARKILNQVRQKYEAYSSIEANFALDIEFPEQPKETQQGKLARSGEKYRVEFGGQEVFSDGSALYLVLHNNESVQINNMPAPGEDTGLLSPQSIFNFYDNGDFVYSLIDTRTENGKVVHIIEFKPTDRSSEYAKLRMLVARDSKEIVEVKAFAKDGSRYTFQLKNVTPNKQFAAGYFGFNKSKYPNYYVEDLRD, encoded by the coding sequence ATGATTAAACAACTGATATTTGCCAGCCTCGCTTTATTGTTCACGGTGAGTACTTATGCTCAGGATTACACTAAAGCAGAAGACTCGGACCCAGAGGCGCGTAAGATCTTGAACCAGGTACGGCAAAAATACGAGGCCTATTCTTCCATTGAAGCCAACTTCGCCCTTGATATTGAATTCCCCGAACAGCCTAAAGAGACCCAACAGGGCAAACTAGCTCGTAGCGGTGAGAAGTACCGTGTAGAGTTTGGTGGTCAAGAGGTCTTTTCCGACGGCAGTGCCTTGTACCTTGTTTTACACAACAATGAGTCGGTACAGATCAACAACATGCCTGCTCCTGGAGAAGACACCGGGCTACTTTCGCCGCAGTCGATCTTTAATTTCTATGACAATGGTGATTTTGTTTACAGCCTGATCGATACCCGTACGGAAAACGGCAAGGTGGTACACATCATTGAGTTTAAACCCACTGATCGTAGCAGTGAATATGCCAAATTGCGAATGCTCGTAGCGCGCGACAGTAAAGAGATTGTAGAGGTAAAAGCGTTTGCCAAAGACGGTAGCCGCTACACTTTTCAGTTGAAAAACGTGACCCCCAACAAGCAATTTGCCGCAGGGTACTTTGGTTTCAACAAAAGTAAATACCCCAACTACTACGTCGAGGACTTACGTGATTAA
- the nqrF gene encoding NADH:ubiquinone reductase (Na(+)-transporting) subunit F, producing the protein MNTIFAAVILFTAIILLLSFMLIAARKRLVPQGEVKIIVNGDEDNPLMVQPGGTLLGALSEKSIFLPSACGGGGTCAMCECHVDAGGGDVLPTEMNHLTRKEAAENKRLSCQVKVRQDMRIRIPEEIFGIKKFECTVVSNYNVASFIKEFVVRLPEGEEMDFQSGGYIQIDVPKVTVEYKNFDITAHPEHHGDDPNKFQSEWDNFKLWDLKMVNDEEQFRAYSMANHPAEGDIIMLNIRIATPPFDRATNGWMNVNPGVCSSYVFDQKPGDKVTISGPYGEFFIKPTKKEMVYIGGGAGMAPLRSHLFHLFHTLKTTDRKVSFWYGGRTKRELFYIEQFREIEKEFPNFRFYVALDNPLPEDNWQVKEDTESPGDGFKGFIMPVVMEQYLTKHPEPEEIEYYFCGPPLMNASVIKALDELGVPEENIAFDDFGG; encoded by the coding sequence ATGAATACGATATTTGCAGCGGTTATTCTTTTTACAGCAATCATTCTGCTCCTGTCTTTCATGCTGATCGCAGCACGTAAGCGCCTGGTACCACAGGGCGAGGTAAAGATCATCGTGAATGGCGATGAAGACAATCCGCTGATGGTACAGCCAGGTGGCACACTATTGGGTGCACTGTCTGAGAAGAGCATCTTCTTGCCTTCTGCTTGTGGGGGCGGTGGTACTTGTGCCATGTGTGAGTGCCATGTAGATGCTGGTGGTGGAGATGTGCTCCCTACCGAAATGAACCACCTTACCCGTAAGGAAGCTGCCGAAAATAAGCGCCTTTCTTGCCAGGTGAAGGTTCGCCAGGATATGCGTATCCGCATTCCTGAAGAAATCTTCGGCATCAAGAAATTTGAGTGTACGGTCGTATCCAACTACAACGTAGCTTCTTTCATCAAGGAGTTTGTTGTTCGTCTGCCGGAAGGCGAGGAAATGGATTTCCAATCTGGTGGTTATATTCAGATCGACGTACCCAAGGTAACCGTAGAATACAAGAATTTCGACATCACCGCTCACCCTGAGCACCACGGTGATGATCCTAATAAATTCCAATCGGAGTGGGACAACTTCAAGTTGTGGGACCTTAAGATGGTCAACGACGAAGAGCAGTTCCGCGCCTACTCTATGGCCAACCACCCTGCGGAAGGAGACATCATCATGTTGAACATCCGGATTGCTACCCCTCCATTCGACCGTGCCACCAATGGCTGGATGAATGTTAACCCCGGGGTATGTTCTTCCTACGTATTCGATCAGAAGCCAGGTGACAAAGTAACGATCTCTGGTCCTTACGGTGAATTCTTCATCAAGCCGACCAAAAAGGAAATGGTTTACATCGGCGGTGGTGCCGGTATGGCGCCTTTGCGTTCGCACCTCTTCCACCTCTTCCACACTCTGAAGACGACCGACCGTAAGGTGTCTTTCTGGTATGGTGGCCGTACCAAGCGCGAGTTGTTCTACATCGAGCAGTTCCGCGAAATCGAAAAAGAATTCCCTAACTTCCGTTTCTACGTAGCACTGGATAACCCACTGCCCGAAGACAACTGGCAAGTAAAGGAAGATACCGAATCACCAGGCGATGGTTTCAAAGGTTTCATCATGCCCGTAGTGATGGAGCAATACCTGACCAAGCACCCCGAGCCAGAAGAAATCGAGTACTACTTCTGTGGTCCTCCACTGATGAACGCTTCGGTGATCAAAGCCCTCGATGAGTTGGGTGTGCCCGAAGAAAACATCGCTTTCGATGATTTCGGTGGGTAA
- a CDS encoding tetratricopeptide repeat protein — MRKLFILLSLLLLVTGSWCQSAEERAQTAFQQLDAQRYPQAISAYEQLLEEGYASASLHYNLGLAYYRTEKLGPAILQMEKAKKLAPYDKEIRKNLDLLRNEQEDGLLPLPTFFLYDWWHRIAARLQPDTWGVLAIFFTFIGIGILMNWLWFRNGAGTPAWYPTKRAAQLPFYGATLILLAILFIFFANSRTKALARADQAVILPKKVEVRIAPGEDTEVDFEVHQGLRVRLLDDFEGWRKVELVDGRTGWVLKDAVGVI, encoded by the coding sequence ATGCGTAAGTTATTCATCCTTTTGAGTCTATTGCTCCTGGTTACTGGTAGCTGGTGCCAATCGGCAGAGGAACGTGCGCAGACGGCTTTTCAGCAATTGGATGCCCAGCGCTATCCGCAAGCGATCAGTGCTTACGAACAACTACTGGAAGAAGGGTATGCCTCGGCAAGCCTACATTACAACCTCGGCTTGGCGTACTACCGTACGGAAAAACTAGGGCCAGCGATCCTGCAAATGGAAAAGGCCAAAAAGCTCGCCCCTTACGATAAAGAAATTCGCAAAAACCTGGATTTATTGCGCAATGAGCAGGAAGACGGGCTACTGCCTCTGCCTACCTTCTTTCTGTACGACTGGTGGCACCGGATAGCCGCCAGACTGCAACCCGACACTTGGGGTGTGTTGGCCATCTTTTTCACCTTTATCGGCATAGGCATATTGATGAATTGGTTGTGGTTTCGCAACGGGGCCGGCACGCCAGCCTGGTACCCTACCAAGCGAGCGGCACAACTTCCCTTCTACGGCGCAACGCTGATCCTGCTGGCCATCCTCTTTATCTTCTTTGCCAACAGTAGAACCAAAGCTCTGGCACGCGCCGATCAGGCCGTTATCCTGCCCAAAAAAGTAGAAGTAAGAATTGCACCAGGCGAAGACACGGAAGTAGACTTTGAGGTACACCAAGGCCTCCGTGTGCGCTTGCTCGATGACTTCGAAGGTTGGCGCAAGGTAGAACTCGTTGATGGTCGCACAGGCTGGGTGTTGAAAGATGCGGTGGGGGTAATTTAG
- a CDS encoding NADH:flavin oxidoreductase, producing the protein MKPTPQTPLTFPCGAVMKNRFMLAPMTNTQSFEDGRLSEEEYHWLTMRAEGQFGLVMTCASHVQEVGKGFPGQLGIFSDLHLAGHQRLSAGIKAYGSLAVIQLHHAGMRSPADLIGQAPVCPSDLEKYGARGLSLPEVQQLRDDFITAAVRAKNSGYDGAEVHGAHGYILTQFLSAEINHRTDEYGGDLANRARLLFEIVNGIRAACGPEFLLGVRLSPERFGMDLLEVKKICQQLIDEGQIDFLDISLWDSFKLPHEEHYQDKSLLAHFAELDFKQVLWTVAGKISTGKDVREILDAGVDFVSIGRSAILHHDFPAKVKEDPGFIPTETPVSKAYLRKEGLGEKFIGYMEGWQGFVGE; encoded by the coding sequence ATGAAACCAACTCCCCAAACACCCCTCACTTTCCCCTGCGGGGCCGTAATGAAAAACCGGTTCATGCTGGCCCCGATGACCAATACCCAGAGTTTTGAAGACGGCCGCCTCTCCGAAGAGGAATATCACTGGCTGACCATGAGAGCCGAGGGGCAGTTTGGTCTGGTGATGACCTGTGCATCGCACGTTCAGGAAGTTGGCAAAGGATTTCCCGGACAATTGGGGATTTTCAGTGACCTGCACCTTGCCGGGCATCAACGACTAAGTGCAGGCATAAAAGCATACGGCAGCCTCGCGGTCATCCAATTGCACCACGCGGGGATGCGATCTCCAGCGGATTTGATCGGGCAGGCCCCGGTTTGTCCTTCCGACCTTGAAAAATACGGTGCTCGTGGATTGTCACTGCCAGAGGTACAACAGTTACGAGACGACTTCATCACCGCCGCCGTACGCGCCAAAAATAGCGGCTACGATGGCGCAGAAGTACACGGTGCCCACGGCTATATCCTGACCCAGTTTTTGAGTGCTGAAATCAATCATCGGACGGATGAATACGGTGGAGATTTGGCGAATAGAGCGCGCCTGCTCTTCGAAATCGTCAATGGCATCAGAGCGGCTTGCGGCCCCGAATTCCTCCTGGGTGTACGGCTTTCGCCAGAACGCTTTGGTATGGATTTGCTAGAAGTAAAGAAGATCTGCCAGCAACTAATCGACGAAGGACAAATCGACTTCCTCGATATTTCTTTATGGGACAGTTTCAAGCTCCCCCACGAGGAACACTATCAGGATAAATCATTGCTCGCCCACTTTGCTGAGCTCGATTTCAAGCAGGTCTTGTGGACGGTAGCGGGGAAAATCAGCACAGGAAAAGACGTACGTGAAATCCTGGACGCTGGCGTCGACTTCGTTTCCATCGGCCGCTCGGCCATCCTCCACCATGACTTTCCCGCGAAGGTGAAGGAAGACCCTGGCTTTATCCCCACGGAGACGCCCGTCTCCAAAGCGTATTTGCGCAAGGAAGGGCTGGGGGAGAAATTTATCGGGTATATGGAGGGGTGGCAGGGGTTTGTGGGGGAATAA
- the nqrE gene encoding NADH:ubiquinone reductase (Na(+)-transporting) subunit E: protein MGEFMNIFIKSAFIENMVLAYFLGMCSYLAVSKSVNTAFGLGLAVIFVLGVTMPINWLINEYLLSENGLFGQDLTFLRFILFIAVIASMVQLVEMVVEKVSPALYSALGIFLPLITVNCAILGGSLFMVSREYNLSNSIAFGLGGGFGWFLAIIAIAAIREKIRYSDVPPALRGLGMAFILTGLMGIAFMSLMGIDPAVFAGPK from the coding sequence ATGGGAGAATTTATGAATATCTTCATCAAGTCGGCCTTTATCGAAAACATGGTATTGGCCTACTTCCTGGGTATGTGTTCTTACCTGGCGGTTTCTAAGTCAGTGAACACTGCTTTTGGTCTGGGACTTGCCGTTATCTTCGTACTGGGGGTAACCATGCCGATCAACTGGTTGATCAATGAGTACCTGTTGAGTGAAAATGGCCTTTTTGGTCAGGATTTGACCTTCTTGCGTTTTATTCTCTTTATTGCGGTGATTGCCTCTATGGTACAGCTGGTAGAAATGGTGGTGGAGAAGGTTTCTCCCGCGCTTTATTCTGCTCTGGGGATTTTCCTTCCGCTGATTACGGTAAACTGTGCCATCCTTGGTGGTTCCCTCTTTATGGTATCACGGGAGTATAACCTGAGCAATTCTATCGCCTTCGGTTTGGGAGGTGGCTTTGGCTGGTTCCTGGCAATTATTGCCATTGCAGCGATTCGCGAAAAAATCCGTTACTCTGATGTACCACCTGCTCTTCGCGGACTGGGAATGGCCTTCATCCTGACCGGATTAATGGGGATCGCATTTATGAGTCTGATGGGGATCGACCCCGCAGTATTTGCTGGTCCTAAGTAA
- a CDS encoding GH3 auxin-responsive promoter family protein produces MAWKSFLTRPFANLIAKNIDQWSAAPLAAQEAVFSELMRGVAQTRFGRDHQLTATTSYEAFREQVPLRDYEELKPYIEYIKQGEQNVLWPGRPAYFAKTSGTTSGVKYIPLTKDSLPNHFGTARNALFNYYARTGKGKWMDGKMIFLSGSPELEEVGGIKTGRLSGIVNHQVPAWLRTNQLPSYSTNIIEDWESKLERIVAETLPADMRLISGIPPWVQMYYERLLEKTGKKYIKDIFPNYEVFVYGGVNFEPYRGALEQLVGKRLDSVETYPASEGFIAFQDSQTEPGLLLNVASGIFFEFVPAEEIFHENPTRISLADVELGVNYAIIINNNAGLWGYNIGDTVAFVSKTPYRLKVTGRIKHFISAFGEHVIGKEVETAMQEVTKETEVRITEFTVAPQVNPPEGGLPYHEWLVEFEQPPADLAEFTRKLNAAMVDQNIYYQDLIAGGILRPLVVRPLPKDAFRNYMKTQGKLGGQNKVPRLSNDRTIADFWMVDG; encoded by the coding sequence ATGGCCTGGAAATCATTTCTGACCCGCCCCTTCGCCAACCTCATTGCCAAAAACATCGACCAATGGTCGGCAGCCCCCCTAGCCGCTCAAGAGGCCGTTTTTAGTGAGCTTATGCGCGGAGTGGCCCAGACCCGCTTCGGGCGTGATCATCAGCTGACGGCAACCACCAGTTACGAAGCCTTTCGTGAGCAGGTTCCGCTCAGGGATTATGAAGAACTGAAGCCCTATATTGAATACATCAAGCAGGGCGAGCAAAATGTATTGTGGCCCGGGCGTCCGGCTTATTTTGCCAAAACCAGCGGTACTACCTCGGGGGTGAAGTACATTCCCCTGACCAAAGACAGCTTGCCCAACCACTTTGGTACCGCTCGCAATGCATTGTTCAATTACTACGCCCGTACGGGGAAAGGGAAATGGATGGACGGCAAAATGATCTTCCTCTCGGGTAGTCCGGAGTTGGAAGAAGTAGGAGGTATTAAAACCGGCCGCTTGTCTGGAATTGTCAACCACCAGGTGCCAGCCTGGTTGCGCACCAATCAACTGCCTTCCTACAGCACCAACATCATCGAGGATTGGGAAAGTAAGCTGGAGCGGATCGTAGCCGAAACCCTGCCCGCAGACATGCGCCTGATCAGCGGCATACCGCCCTGGGTGCAGATGTACTACGAGCGGCTGCTGGAAAAAACCGGCAAGAAATACATCAAGGATATTTTCCCCAACTATGAGGTTTTCGTCTACGGTGGTGTCAATTTCGAACCGTACCGGGGAGCACTGGAACAACTAGTAGGCAAACGCCTCGACAGCGTGGAAACCTATCCAGCTAGCGAAGGGTTTATTGCTTTTCAGGATAGCCAAACGGAGCCGGGCTTATTGTTGAACGTTGCCAGCGGGATTTTCTTCGAGTTCGTCCCAGCGGAAGAAATCTTCCACGAAAATCCTACCCGGATTTCCCTCGCAGACGTAGAGCTGGGTGTTAATTACGCCATTATCATCAACAACAACGCCGGCCTCTGGGGCTACAACATTGGTGACACGGTAGCATTTGTGAGCAAAACGCCATACCGCCTCAAAGTTACGGGCCGGATCAAGCACTTCATTTCTGCCTTTGGCGAGCATGTGATTGGCAAGGAAGTGGAAACAGCGATGCAAGAAGTGACCAAAGAAACAGAGGTACGCATCACCGAGTTTACCGTTGCCCCACAGGTGAATCCTCCCGAAGGTGGCCTCCCCTACCACGAATGGCTGGTAGAATTCGAGCAACCGCCCGCGGATCTGGCCGAGTTCACCCGCAAGCTCAACGCTGCGATGGTCGACCAAAATATTTACTACCAGGATTTGATTGCCGGGGGAATCTTGCGGCCCCTCGTAGTAAGGCCACTCCCCAAAGATGCTTTCCGCAACTATATGAAAACCCAAGGCAAACTAGGAGGGCAGAATAAGGTGCCTCGCTTGAGCAATGATCGGACGATTGCGGATTTTTGGATGGTTGATGGTTGA
- a CDS encoding DUF1801 domain-containing protein, which produces MQDQLTHFYLDQEEPLRGTLLALHDYIMAFDTEIRAAWKWNTPFFTYCGKNLCYLWMDKKTGYPYIGFIDGHKIDHPMLLSGDRKQIKILLIHPEEDFPQEAMEAIFAEALKICVDQRK; this is translated from the coding sequence ATGCAAGATCAACTTACCCATTTCTACCTCGATCAAGAAGAGCCGCTGCGGGGTACATTACTAGCGCTGCACGATTACATTATGGCTTTCGATACCGAAATACGGGCGGCCTGGAAGTGGAATACTCCTTTTTTCACTTATTGTGGTAAAAATCTCTGTTACTTGTGGATGGACAAAAAGACGGGTTATCCTTACATCGGGTTTATTGACGGGCACAAAATTGATCATCCGATGCTCCTGAGTGGAGATCGCAAACAGATCAAGATTTTACTTATTCATCCAGAGGAGGATTTTCCGCAGGAAGCAATGGAAGCGATTTTTGCGGAGGCCTTGAAAATTTGTGTGGACCAGAGAAAATAA